In Candidatus Dormiibacterota bacterium, one genomic interval encodes:
- a CDS encoding decaprenyl-phosphate phosphoribosyltransferase: protein MPKRAVDFWTSRASVLAGIVVSMRPRQWIKNLVVFAPLIFAKKLMFLPSLERAAAAFGLFCCASGAVYIVNDLFDADRDRKHPVKARRPIASKALGTLPAVTAAILLITGALMAAFALSPPFGAVLLAYVVVNLVYSFWLKEVVIIDVMVIASGFVLRAVGGALIIDVPISHWLIMCTILLSLFLALCKRRQELESLANAPSHRSSLRDYSLEFIDQMINVVTPSTLVTYILYSVSPEVQEKLGTSHLYLTVPFVLYGIFRYLFLVHQKGAGGNPTQALLSDRPLLLCVGLWSLTVIVLLYLGRTSA, encoded by the coding sequence GTGCCGAAAAGAGCCGTGGATTTCTGGACGTCCCGCGCGTCCGTCCTGGCCGGCATCGTCGTGTCGATGCGCCCGCGCCAGTGGATCAAGAACCTCGTCGTGTTCGCGCCCCTCATCTTCGCCAAGAAGCTGATGTTCCTGCCGTCCCTGGAGCGCGCGGCGGCCGCGTTCGGGCTGTTCTGCTGCGCCAGCGGCGCGGTGTACATCGTCAACGATCTGTTCGACGCCGATCGCGACCGCAAGCATCCGGTCAAGGCCCGGCGACCGATCGCCTCGAAGGCGCTCGGCACGCTGCCCGCCGTCACCGCCGCCATCCTCCTCATCACGGGTGCGCTCATGGCGGCGTTCGCCCTGTCCCCGCCGTTCGGAGCGGTGCTCCTGGCCTACGTCGTGGTCAACCTGGTGTATTCGTTCTGGCTGAAGGAGGTCGTGATCATCGACGTCATGGTCATCGCCTCCGGGTTCGTCCTGCGCGCCGTCGGCGGCGCCCTGATCATCGACGTGCCGATCTCCCACTGGCTCATCATGTGCACGATCCTGCTGTCACTCTTCCTGGCACTGTGCAAGAGACGCCAGGAGCTGGAAAGCCTCGCGAACGCGCCGAGCCATCGGTCGAGCCTGCGGGACTACTCGCTGGAGTTCATCGACCAGATGATCAACGTGGTGACGCCCTCGACGCTCGTGACCTACATCCTCTACTCCGTCTCGCCCGAGGTGCAGGAGAAGCTCGGCACGAGCCACCTCTACCTGACGGTCCCTTTCGTCCTGTACGGAATCTTCCGCTACCTGTTTCTCGTCCACCAGAAGGGGGCCGGCGGGAACCCGACGCAGGCCCTCCTGTCCGACCGGCCTCTCCTGTTGTGCGTCGGCCTCTGGTCCCTGACCGTCATCGTCCTCCTCTACCTGGGCCGGACCTCGGCCTAG
- a CDS encoding glycosyltransferase family 2 protein, with protein MQVAVVIPARNEAASLPLVLDAIPRHLVDEVVVVDNASTDGTAEAALGRGAILLREPRRGYGSACLRGLEHLRARRPDVVVFLDADYSDHPEEMALLLEPIERGQADLVIGSRVLGTRERGALLPQARVGNWVATRLIRAFYGGRFTDLGPFRAVRFEALERLGMADRDFGWTAEMQVKALLAGLRVREVPVSYRRRVGTSKITGTLWGTLRAGAKILWTIGRNLFPRQARPGSPV; from the coding sequence ATGCAAGTCGCCGTCGTCATCCCCGCCCGCAACGAAGCCGCGTCGCTTCCGCTGGTTCTCGACGCGATCCCGAGGCACCTCGTGGACGAGGTCGTGGTGGTGGACAACGCCAGCACGGACGGCACGGCGGAGGCCGCGCTGGGGCGCGGGGCGATCCTGCTGCGCGAGCCGCGGCGGGGTTACGGCTCCGCCTGTCTGCGCGGTCTCGAGCACCTACGGGCGAGGCGGCCGGACGTCGTCGTGTTCCTGGACGCAGATTACAGCGATCACCCGGAGGAGATGGCGCTCCTCCTCGAGCCGATCGAGCGCGGCCAGGCCGACCTGGTGATCGGATCGCGCGTCCTCGGAACCAGGGAACGCGGGGCGCTTCTTCCCCAGGCCCGCGTCGGGAACTGGGTGGCGACGCGCCTGATACGCGCTTTCTACGGCGGACGCTTCACCGACCTCGGCCCGTTCCGGGCGGTCCGCTTCGAGGCGCTCGAGCGTCTCGGGATGGCCGACCGCGATTTCGGCTGGACGGCGGAGATGCAGGTGAAGGCGCTTCTGGCCGGGCTGCGCGTGCGCGAGGTGCCGGTCTCCTACAGGCGCCGCGTCGGCACCTCGAAAATCACCGGGACCCTGTGGGGAACGCTGCGGGCGGGGGCCAAGATTCTGTGGACCATCGGCAGGAACCTGTTCCCGCGACAGGCCAGGCCCGGAAGCCCCGTCTAG
- a CDS encoding XdhC/CoxI family protein yields the protein MTLAFYDEVARLLRAGRVLVVATLSSSHGSTPRRTGAKMIVCDSGETFFSIGGGAFEALVIEDAKEVMKTGRGFEKEYRFTEQGDEATGMVCGGLARVLFELVTPPLPLFIFGGGHVGRELAHLTARLGFEVTVVDDRPSYLEEERYPGGVRLLRAGHDFSAGLPEIPPGVYVAVVTRCHKTDLAAVRHAVGRGAAYVGLIGSRRKVRTVLERAGQMGASPQDLREVRGPIGLAIGAESPEEIAVSIAAEMIAVRHASPAAEAARAPRRSAHEVRALELPVLAEPFGRRARPSS from the coding sequence GTGACGCTCGCGTTCTACGACGAGGTGGCCAGGCTCCTGCGCGCCGGACGCGTGCTCGTCGTCGCTACGCTGAGCTCGAGCCACGGATCCACGCCGCGCCGCACCGGAGCGAAGATGATCGTGTGCGACTCGGGGGAGACCTTCTTCAGCATCGGCGGCGGCGCCTTCGAGGCGCTGGTGATCGAGGATGCCAAAGAGGTGATGAAGACCGGGCGCGGCTTCGAAAAGGAGTACCGGTTCACGGAGCAGGGGGACGAGGCCACCGGCATGGTGTGCGGCGGGCTGGCGCGAGTGCTGTTCGAGCTGGTGACTCCGCCTCTGCCGCTCTTCATCTTCGGCGGGGGGCACGTCGGCCGCGAGCTGGCCCACCTGACAGCGCGTCTGGGGTTCGAGGTGACGGTGGTCGACGATCGACCGTCGTATCTGGAAGAGGAGCGCTACCCGGGCGGGGTGCGTCTCCTGCGCGCCGGGCACGACTTCTCGGCCGGGCTTCCCGAGATACCTCCCGGGGTGTACGTGGCGGTCGTGACGCGCTGCCACAAGACGGACCTCGCGGCGGTGCGCCACGCCGTCGGCAGGGGCGCCGCGTACGTCGGTCTCATCGGCAGCCGTCGCAAGGTCAGGACGGTCCTCGAGCGGGCCGGGCAGATGGGGGCGTCCCCCCAGGACCTGCGCGAAGTCCGCGGGCCCATCGGCCTGGCGATCGGCGCGGAATCGCCCGAGGAGATCGCCGTGAGCATCGCCGCCGAGATGATCGCCGTGCGTCACGCGTCGCCGGCGGCCGAGGCCGCCCGCGCCCCCAGGCGGAGCGCCCACGAGGTCCGGGCGCTTGAGCTCCCGGTTTTGGCGGAACCGTTCGGCCGCCGGGCGCGCCCCTCCTCCTAG
- a CDS encoding HEAT repeat domain-containing protein produces the protein MKTRAAFVAWTLAGLAAACLSCAPAYDVQDLYSKLQSNDSEERQDAEEKIEKIIHEGRYDVFLRGVESPVKTHRAPSILYLARMTQPEAKAALRDLLRIEKRSMIPYNPIRMKATSEESDSRILVAHLIALNGGDPEGLDLLVKGMDGQPPDVRAATCYALGALRDPKGIPFLKTASASQEIDVARAATQALGMFRTRESLDGLKALLTHPSEEVRSEVLSALQLQDDPSVEGLIETMASSDPSKDLRSAALGQLSRFKNPSPVPFLIEQLKTKDEGNRQVALDALRQVSGQPYGPRPEEWSRWWQTSQKSSAARH, from the coding sequence ATGAAGACGCGGGCGGCGTTCGTCGCGTGGACGCTGGCGGGCCTCGCGGCCGCATGTCTGTCCTGCGCCCCCGCCTACGACGTCCAGGACCTGTACAGCAAACTCCAGAGCAACGACAGTGAAGAGCGCCAGGACGCCGAGGAGAAGATCGAGAAGATCATCCACGAGGGGAGGTACGACGTCTTCCTGCGCGGGGTCGAGAGCCCGGTGAAGACCCACCGCGCGCCGTCGATCCTCTACCTGGCGCGCATGACGCAGCCGGAGGCCAAGGCCGCGCTGCGCGATCTCCTCCGCATCGAGAAGAGGAGCATGATCCCGTACAACCCCATCCGGATGAAGGCCACGAGCGAGGAGAGCGACAGCCGCATCCTGGTGGCCCACCTGATAGCACTCAATGGAGGCGACCCGGAGGGCCTCGACCTGCTCGTCAAGGGGATGGATGGACAGCCGCCCGATGTCCGCGCCGCCACCTGCTACGCGCTGGGAGCGCTGCGCGACCCGAAAGGGATCCCGTTCCTGAAGACGGCGTCGGCGAGCCAGGAGATCGACGTGGCGCGCGCCGCCACGCAGGCGCTCGGGATGTTCCGCACCCGCGAGTCCCTCGACGGTCTGAAAGCGCTCCTGACCCACCCCTCCGAGGAGGTACGCAGCGAGGTCCTCTCGGCGCTGCAGCTTCAGGACGACCCCTCCGTGGAGGGGCTCATCGAGACCATGGCCTCGTCCGATCCGTCCAAGGATCTCCGCAGCGCGGCGCTGGGCCAGCTCAGCCGGTTCAAGAACCCCTCGCCGGTCCCCTTCCTCATCGAACAGCTCAAGACCAAGGACGAGGGGAATCGGCAGGTGGCGCTCGACGCGCTGCGCCAGGTGAGCGGCCAGCCGTACGGACCGCGCCCCGAGGAATGGTCGCGCTGGTGGCAGACCAGCCAGAAGTCGTCCGCCGCGAGACACTGA
- the greA gene encoding transcription elongation factor GreA, producing MLLSSRHFHEIPTRSVPVLDEAIQKLEKELKGLEKEYRVDLPKEIQRALQMGDLRENSEYHSALDRQQFVKARIGQLQKQLKDLSLVDLSSLPKDRIALGSTVSLVDADSGKKMTYELVIPDMADFSKGLVSVTSPIGKALVGHRVGDDVVIKTPAGTREYEIVGLSTVHEKERT from the coding sequence ATGCTACTCTCTTCACGCCACTTTCACGAGATCCCGACCAGGAGCGTGCCGGTGCTCGACGAGGCGATCCAAAAGCTGGAGAAGGAGCTGAAGGGGCTGGAGAAGGAATACCGCGTCGATCTTCCCAAGGAGATCCAGCGCGCGCTCCAGATGGGCGACCTGCGCGAGAACTCGGAGTACCACTCGGCCCTGGACCGGCAGCAGTTCGTGAAGGCGCGCATCGGACAGCTGCAGAAACAGCTCAAGGACCTGTCGCTCGTCGATCTGAGCTCGCTCCCCAAGGACCGCATCGCCCTCGGGTCGACCGTGTCGCTGGTCGATGCCGACTCCGGCAAGAAGATGACCTATGAGCTGGTCATCCCCGACATGGCCGATTTCTCCAAGGGACTCGTCTCGGTCACCTCGCCGATCGGCAAGGCGCTGGTGGGGCACAGGGTCGGGGACGACGTGGTGATCAAGACCCCGGCCGGGACCAGGGAGTACGAGATCGTCGGCCTGTCGACCGTGCACGAGAAAGAGCGCACATGA